One window of Cohnella hashimotonis genomic DNA carries:
- a CDS encoding response regulator, giving the protein MKCIIVDDEPLALNDMERQLKKLGGIEICGKFGNAKDALDALDALQPNVIFLDIDMPVMNGLEASLHFQEALPGARIVFVTAYQEYALKAFEVNALDYLLKPVLLPRLAQTLQRLESTAGLPAQTNADPSGVHTVIRCFRSLSVEYGPVPSQLAWRTNKAQELFAFLLHRRGQQTRKDTLIELLWPELAPDRSYALLYTTVYQLRKSMESAGLGIRILNTKAGYELMTDDILIDVDDWERRMPPADETLQNELQYYESWLEAFTGDYFEEQDYEWADTERRRLRVLWYRYALRLAVLLEEHGMPAYGLDWLYRVQSRFPYSEEVYFLIMKLHAALGENSMVDQQYALLVKMSEDQYAHPPSAEIAAWYAARRPDHSSSTPNP; this is encoded by the coding sequence TTGAAATGCATAATCGTCGATGACGAACCCTTGGCATTGAACGATATGGAAAGGCAGCTAAAAAAACTAGGCGGCATCGAGATCTGCGGCAAATTCGGCAACGCCAAAGACGCGCTCGACGCGCTCGATGCGCTTCAGCCGAACGTCATTTTTCTCGATATCGATATGCCTGTCATGAACGGACTCGAAGCCTCCCTTCATTTCCAAGAGGCGCTCCCCGGCGCCCGGATCGTGTTCGTGACCGCCTATCAGGAATACGCCCTCAAGGCATTCGAGGTAAACGCGCTGGACTACCTGCTCAAACCGGTGCTGCTGCCGCGTCTCGCGCAGACGCTTCAACGGCTGGAGAGCACGGCAGGCCTTCCGGCGCAGACGAACGCCGATCCGTCCGGCGTCCATACGGTCATCCGCTGCTTCCGCAGCTTGTCCGTCGAATACGGACCTGTCCCGTCGCAGCTCGCCTGGAGGACGAACAAGGCGCAAGAGCTGTTCGCCTTCCTGCTTCACAGACGCGGGCAGCAGACGCGAAAGGATACGCTGATCGAGCTGCTCTGGCCGGAGCTTGCTCCCGATCGCAGCTATGCGCTCCTCTACACGACGGTTTACCAGCTGCGCAAGTCCATGGAGTCGGCGGGCCTCGGCATTCGAATTCTGAATACGAAAGCCGGCTACGAGCTGATGACCGACGATATTCTCATCGACGTGGACGACTGGGAACGGCGCATGCCGCCGGCCGACGAGACACTACAAAATGAGCTGCAATATTACGAATCTTGGCTCGAGGCATTCACCGGCGATTACTTCGAGGAGCAAGACTACGAATGGGCCGACACGGAGCGTCGGCGACTGCGCGTGCTTTGGTACAGATATGCGCTCCGGCTGGCCGTCCTGCTCGAAGAGCACGGCATGCCAGCCTACGGCCTGGATTGGCTTTACCGCGTACAGTCGCGGTTCCCGTATTCCGAAGAGGTTTACTTCCTTATAATGAAGCTCCACGCGGCGCTCGGGGAAAACAGCATGGTCGACCAGCAGTATGCGCTGCTCGTCAAGATGAGCGAGGACCAATATGCTCACCCGCCTTCAGCAGAGATTGCGGCTTGGTACGCCGCCCGTCGACCTGATCACTCTTCTTCGACGCCTAACCCATGA
- a CDS encoding class D sortase → MTGTPKRGRPALTLTALLLLAAGIALVLYPRLAEHREDERELRLLAAWSSQAAAAQPSPAATNMAAAVMPLPEWREIDGAKVLGTVSIDRIGISEPIVYGSDASALKRGAGTVVPDRLPGEPGNFVLAGHRSLTRGRHFNRLGEVAVGDTVQVDTSIGRSTYRVTTIKIVEPNDLSVLDDAGNGVSELTLVTCHPRKNPTHRLIVHAVLIQNSDGTGDL, encoded by the coding sequence TTGACAGGAACACCGAAGCGCGGCAGGCCCGCGCTGACACTGACGGCGCTGCTTTTGTTGGCTGCGGGCATCGCGCTCGTGCTGTATCCCCGCCTGGCCGAACACCGTGAAGACGAACGCGAGCTGCGTCTGCTCGCCGCATGGAGCTCCCAGGCGGCGGCTGCGCAGCCCTCCCCTGCCGCGACGAATATGGCGGCAGCCGTCATGCCGCTGCCCGAGTGGCGGGAGATCGACGGCGCCAAGGTGCTCGGGACGGTCTCGATCGACCGGATCGGCATCAGCGAGCCGATCGTCTACGGATCGGACGCGTCCGCCTTGAAGCGGGGCGCCGGGACGGTCGTGCCGGACAGGCTGCCCGGCGAACCGGGCAACTTCGTCCTCGCGGGACACAGAAGCCTGACCCGCGGCAGACACTTCAACCGGCTCGGCGAAGTAGCGGTCGGGGACACCGTGCAGGTGGACACTTCGATCGGACGTTCTACATACCGGGTTACAACCATCAAGATCGTTGAACCGAACGATTTGTCCGTGCTGGACGACGCCGGGAACGGTGTCTCCGAGCTGACGCTGGTCACCTGTCATCCGCGCAAAAATCCGACGCATCGCCTTATTGTCCACGCCGTATTAATCCAAAATTCAGATGGAACAGGAGACCTGTAA